A single window of Paracoccus albus DNA harbors:
- a CDS encoding aspartate kinase, with the protein MPLLVMKFGGTSVADLDRIRNAAQKVKREVDRGYDVIVIVSAMSGKTNELVGWVEQTSPLFDAREYDAVVSSGENITAGLMALTLQEMEVPARSWQGWQVPINTTAQHSAARFESIPRANLDQKFAEGFKVAVVAGFQGIAPDGRITTLGRGGSDTTAVAFAAAFEAERCDIYTDVDGVYTTDPRITSKARKLDRIAFEEMLELASLGAKVLQTRSVELAMRYNVRLRVLSSFEDTDENSGTLVCDEDDIMESKVVSGVAFSRDEAKVTLVTVEDRPGISAAIFAPLAEAGVNVDMIVQNISEKNYEDHKGSVTDMTFSCPINQVERAKKAMEDARTSGTIQYDELIVDTDVAKVSVVGIGMRSHAGVAARMFRALADENINIKVISTSEIKISVLIDRKYMELAVQALHDAFELEKTA; encoded by the coding sequence ATGCCCTTGTTGGTGATGAAATTCGGCGGCACATCCGTCGCCGATCTCGACCGGATCAGGAACGCGGCCCAGAAGGTCAAGCGTGAGGTTGATCGCGGCTATGACGTCATTGTAATCGTCAGTGCGATGTCGGGCAAAACCAATGAGCTGGTCGGCTGGGTCGAGCAGACGTCCCCCTTGTTCGATGCGCGTGAATACGACGCTGTTGTCAGTTCGGGCGAAAACATCACCGCTGGTCTGATGGCGCTGACCCTGCAGGAGATGGAGGTTCCGGCCCGTTCCTGGCAGGGCTGGCAGGTGCCCATCAACACGACCGCGCAGCATTCCGCAGCCCGGTTCGAAAGCATTCCGCGCGCGAATCTCGACCAGAAATTCGCCGAAGGGTTCAAGGTCGCCGTAGTTGCCGGTTTTCAGGGCATTGCACCCGATGGACGGATCACGACACTTGGCCGGGGCGGCTCCGATACGACTGCCGTTGCCTTTGCCGCCGCCTTCGAGGCCGAGCGCTGCGATATCTATACCGATGTCGATGGCGTTTATACGACCGATCCGCGCATCACCTCGAAGGCGCGGAAGCTTGACCGCATCGCTTTCGAAGAGATGCTTGAACTTGCCAGCCTGGGGGCGAAGGTTCTGCAGACCCGCTCTGTCGAACTGGCGATGCGCTATAATGTCCGCTTGCGGGTGCTGTCCTCTTTCGAGGATACAGATGAAAATTCCGGCACCCTGGTCTGCGATGAGGATGATATCATGGAATCGAAAGTCGTCTCTGGCGTAGCCTTTTCGCGCGATGAGGCCAAGGTCACCCTGGTCACGGTCGAGGACCGGCCCGGTATTTCAGCCGCGATCTTTGCGCCCTTGGCCGAGGCCGGGGTCAATGTCGACATGATTGTTCAGAATATTTCTGAAAAGAATTACGAGGATCATAAGGGTTCGGTGACCGATATGACCTTCTCTTGCCCGATCAATCAGGTCGAGCGTGCCAAGAAGGCGATGGAGGATGCGCGGACATCCGGCACCATCCAGTATGATGAATTGATCGTCGACACCGATGTGGCCAAGGTCAGCGTTGTCGGCATCGGGATGCGTTCCCATGCGGGCGTGGCGGCGCGTATGTTCCGGGCACTTGCCGATGAAAACATCAATATCAAGGTGATCTCCACTTCCGAGATCAAGATTTCCGTGCTGATCGACCGCAAATACATGGAACTGGCCGTGCAGGCCCTGCATGATGCGTTCGAACTGGAAAAAACTGCGTAA
- a CDS encoding class I fructose-bisphosphate aldolase: MRVTNTVKKILANYEGENPGVKGNLCRMLMEGKLGGTGKMIILPVDQGFEHGPARSFAPNAAGYDPHYHYKLAIDAGLNAYAAPLGMLEAGADTFAGQIPTILKMNSANSLMSDTAGKNQAVTASVNDALRLGCAAIGFTIYPGSDMALDMFEEISELRAEAAAVGIPTVIWSYPRGEAISKDGETAIDIAAYAAQIAALLGAHIIKIKLSTDHLENKDAKKVYEGQGIDVSTQAKRVQHCMEAAFGGRRIVVFSGGAAKGADAVYDDARAIRDGGGNGSIIGRNSFQRSREDALEMLGKLIDIYKDRE; this comes from the coding sequence ATGAGGGTCACGAACACAGTCAAGAAAATTCTCGCCAATTACGAAGGTGAGAATCCGGGCGTTAAGGGCAATCTTTGCCGGATGCTGATGGAGGGTAAGCTTGGCGGCACGGGCAAGATGATCATCCTGCCGGTCGATCAGGGCTTCGAACATGGGCCGGCCCGCAGCTTTGCGCCGAACGCCGCCGGTTACGACCCGCACTACCATTATAAGCTGGCGATTGATGCCGGCCTGAACGCCTATGCAGCTCCGCTGGGAATGCTGGAAGCGGGCGCCGACACCTTCGCGGGGCAAATTCCCACGATTCTGAAAATGAACTCTGCCAACAGCCTGATGTCTGATACCGCCGGCAAAAACCAGGCGGTGACGGCATCGGTGAACGACGCGCTTCGCCTGGGCTGCGCAGCAATCGGGTTCACGATCTATCCGGGCTCTGACATGGCCCTTGATATGTTCGAGGAGATATCCGAGCTGCGCGCCGAGGCCGCTGCGGTCGGTATCCCGACCGTCATCTGGTCCTATCCGCGAGGCGAGGCGATCAGCAAGGACGGCGAAACCGCCATTGATATCGCCGCCTACGCGGCGCAGATCGCGGCGCTGCTGGGCGCGCATATCATCAAGATCAAGCTGTCCACCGACCACCTTGAAAACAAGGATGCCAAGAAGGTCTATGAGGGGCAGGGGATCGACGTGTCGACCCAGGCAAAGCGGGTACAGCATTGTATGGAGGCGGCATTTGGCGGGCGCAGGATCGTCGTGTTCTCCGGCGGTGCGGCAAAAGGGGCCGATGCGGTCTATGACGATGCGCGTGCCATCCGCGATGGCGGTGGCAACGGTTCGATCATCGGGCGCAACAGTTTCCAGCGTTCGCGCGAAGATGCGTTGGAAATGCTGGGCAAGCTGATCGATATCTATAAAGACCGCGAATAA
- a CDS encoding helix-turn-helix domain-containing protein: MGATDIARRLGRHRSTVLRELQRNRHHDAEIPQLTGNWGVVAQKLAPPRLWSPQASRVST; this comes from the coding sequence ATGGGTGCCACGGACATCGCCCGAAGACTTGGTCGACATCGTTCGACCGTGCTCCGAGAATTACAGAGAAACCGGCATCACGACGCCGAAATTCCTCAACTGACAGGCAATTGGGGCGTCGTCGCGCAGAAACTGGCGCCACCTCGCCTCTGGTCGCCGCAAGCGTCGCGGGTATCTACGTAG
- the kduD gene encoding 2-dehydro-3-deoxy-D-gluconate 5-dehydrogenase KduD, whose protein sequence is MADLFSLAGQRALVTGANTGIGRAIAEALAAQGARVSCAGRRSSSETIAAITNAGGTAEELLIDFADPLAAKDVFAGAGYTLLINNAGIIRREDAVSHSEADWDAVIDTNLKAVFFTCQAFGKELIERGQEGAIVNIASLLSFQGGIRVPGYTASKHGVAGITKLLANEWAPHGITVNAIAPGYIATNNTQALREDPDRSRQILERIPAGRWGKPEDVGGTAAFLCSSAARYITGAVLNVDGGWLAR, encoded by the coding sequence ATGGCCGATCTGTTTTCACTGGCTGGTCAGCGTGCGCTCGTGACCGGCGCCAATACCGGAATCGGCCGCGCCATTGCAGAGGCCCTTGCTGCCCAGGGCGCACGAGTGAGCTGCGCCGGACGGCGGTCATCATCCGAAACCATCGCCGCTATCACCAATGCGGGAGGCACAGCGGAGGAGTTGCTTATCGACTTTGCCGACCCGCTGGCGGCAAAGGATGTCTTTGCGGGCGCGGGTTATACTCTGCTCATCAACAATGCCGGCATCATCCGGCGCGAAGATGCCGTCAGCCATTCCGAGGCCGACTGGGATGCGGTGATTGACACCAATCTGAAGGCGGTGTTCTTCACATGTCAGGCGTTCGGCAAGGAGTTGATCGAACGCGGACAGGAAGGGGCGATCGTCAACATCGCCTCGTTGCTGTCATTTCAGGGTGGCATCCGGGTTCCGGGATATACGGCCAGCAAGCATGGTGTCGCAGGGATTACCAAGCTGCTGGCAAACGAATGGGCGCCGCACGGCATCACCGTCAATGCCATCGCGCCGGGCTATATCGCAACCAACAATACCCAAGCTTTGCGCGAGGATCCCGACCGCTCGCGGCAGATTCTGGAACGGATCCCGGCGGGTAGGTGGGGCAAGCCCGAGGACGTCGGCGGCACCGCAGCATTCCTTTGCTCTTCCGCTGCGCGATACATCACCGGCGCCGTGCTGAACGTCGATGGCGGTTGGCTGGCAAGGTAA
- the mfd gene encoding transcription-repair coupling factor, with product MSDIITLSGAPEGYDAALLAREAERGPVIHIARDDRRADAMREGLRFFAPGLTVLEFPAWDTTPYDRVSPASEVMAARMATLAALAHDAVPGNFVLLTTLNAAIQRVPPCSALTDASFTARVGSRMDEAGLRAWLARMGFVQAPTVTEPGDYAIRGGIIDIWPPGPSGPIRLDLFGDVLDSARRFDPETQRSKDKLDRLELVPMSEVILDEDAITRFRTTYRAEYGGGSNDPLYEAVSAGRKLAGTEHWLPWFYESLDSIFDYLPAASVMLDDRIQQVMDARWEMIAEQYAARRDAATKRGAESVYRPVAPEAMFAPEVEWQKWLSTRRQLRLSVNAAPPGPGVLDAGGRIGRNFAPERQSEQLDLFGALAAHLRELRKTHRVVIASFSDGARERLRGLIADEGIEGATDITRHNELADRPGALGLAVWPLEEGFVADGTALGKIAVISEQDVLGDRLIRGARKRRRAENFLKDTTALSPGDLVVHVEHGIGRYTGLETIRAAGVPHDCVALEYAGGDRLFLPVENIELLSRYGHEEGLLDRLGGGAWQARKARLKERIRLIADRLMRVAAERLLRTAPVLEPEHHEWESFSARFPYTETDDQMAAIDDVMADLAAGRPMDRLIVGDVGFGKTEVAMRAAYIAASQGKQVAVIAPTTLLARQHARSFAERFRGTPLNVRALSRFVSAKDAAATRTGLADGTVDIVVGTHAVLAKAVRFRNLGLLVIDEEQHFGVGHKERLKELRSDIHVLTMTATPIPRTLQLSLSGVRDLSIIGTPPVDRLAIRTYVSEFDTVTIREALLREKYRGGQSFFVVPRIADLPEIEDWLRENVPEVSFIVAHGQMAAGDLDQRMNAFYDGQADVLLATTIVESGLDIPTANTMVVWRADIYGLAQLYQIRGRVGRSRTRAYCYLTTKPRSPLTPQAERRLKFLGNIDGLGAGFNLASQDLDLRGAGNLLGEEQSGHIKEVGFELYQAMLEETIAKLKSGELEGTPEDEWAPQLNLGVPVTIPESYIPDLDVRLGLYRRLADISSKVEMEGFAAELIDRFGPVPREVTMLMNVIRIKAMAKRANIAKLDAGPKGATVQFHGDKFPNPAGLVEFLTDQRGQAKVTDNKIVIRRDWTTDGERIKGAYGIARDLATKVKAAG from the coding sequence ATGTCTGACATCATCACCCTTTCCGGCGCCCCAGAGGGCTATGACGCCGCGCTTCTTGCGCGTGAGGCAGAGCGTGGGCCGGTCATCCACATCGCCCGCGACGACCGCCGCGCCGATGCCATGCGCGAGGGGCTGCGCTTCTTCGCCCCCGGCCTGACCGTGCTGGAGTTTCCTGCATGGGACACCACGCCCTATGATCGCGTGTCTCCGGCATCCGAGGTGATGGCCGCGCGTATGGCGACACTGGCCGCGCTCGCTCACGACGCGGTGCCGGGAAATTTCGTGCTGCTGACGACGCTGAATGCGGCAATCCAGCGGGTGCCGCCCTGTTCCGCGCTGACAGATGCCAGCTTCACCGCACGCGTCGGCAGCCGCATGGATGAGGCGGGGCTGCGCGCGTGGCTGGCTCGCATGGGTTTCGTTCAGGCCCCGACCGTGACCGAGCCGGGCGATTATGCGATCAGGGGCGGCATCATCGACATCTGGCCGCCGGGCCCGTCCGGCCCGATCCGGCTGGATCTGTTCGGAGACGTGCTGGACAGCGCCCGCCGTTTCGACCCCGAAACGCAGCGCAGCAAGGACAAGCTGGACCGGCTGGAACTGGTGCCGATGTCCGAGGTGATCCTTGATGAGGACGCCATCACCCGCTTCCGCACCACCTATCGCGCGGAATATGGCGGTGGATCGAACGATCCGCTGTATGAGGCCGTCAGCGCCGGGCGCAAGCTGGCCGGCACCGAGCATTGGCTGCCCTGGTTCTACGAAAGCCTCGACAGTATCTTCGACTACCTGCCCGCTGCCTCTGTCATGCTGGACGATCGTATCCAACAGGTGATGGATGCCCGGTGGGAGATGATCGCCGAACAATATGCCGCGCGGCGCGATGCTGCGACGAAACGCGGGGCGGAAAGCGTCTATCGCCCCGTGGCGCCCGAGGCGATGTTTGCACCTGAGGTCGAATGGCAAAAATGGCTGTCCACGCGACGTCAGCTGCGCCTGTCGGTCAATGCGGCCCCGCCCGGTCCGGGCGTGCTGGATGCAGGTGGCCGGATCGGGCGCAATTTCGCACCCGAACGCCAGTCGGAACAGCTTGATCTGTTCGGCGCGCTCGCCGCCCATCTGCGCGAGTTGCGCAAGACGCATCGTGTCGTGATCGCCTCTTTCAGCGATGGCGCGCGTGAACGTCTGCGCGGGTTGATCGCCGATGAGGGGATTGAGGGCGCGACGGACATCACCCGCCACAATGAACTGGCAGACCGGCCGGGCGCGCTTGGTCTCGCCGTATGGCCGTTGGAGGAAGGCTTTGTCGCTGACGGAACCGCGCTTGGCAAAATCGCGGTGATCTCGGAACAGGATGTGCTGGGCGACCGGCTGATCCGGGGGGCGCGCAAACGCCGCCGGGCCGAGAATTTCCTGAAGGACACGACCGCGCTGTCACCCGGTGATCTGGTCGTTCATGTCGAACATGGGATCGGGCGCTATACGGGTCTGGAAACGATCCGCGCCGCGGGCGTCCCGCATGATTGCGTGGCCTTGGAATATGCGGGCGGCGACCGGCTTTTCCTGCCGGTTGAGAATATCGAACTCCTGTCCCGCTATGGCCATGAAGAGGGGCTGCTGGACCGTCTTGGCGGCGGGGCCTGGCAGGCGCGGAAGGCGCGACTGAAAGAACGCATCCGCCTGATCGCCGACCGGCTGATGCGGGTTGCGGCCGAACGTTTGCTGCGCACCGCCCCGGTGCTGGAGCCTGAACATCATGAATGGGAAAGCTTCTCGGCCCGTTTTCCCTATACGGAAACGGACGACCAGATGGCCGCAATCGACGACGTGATGGCCGACCTTGCGGCGGGCCGTCCGATGGACCGGCTGATCGTCGGCGATGTCGGCTTCGGCAAGACCGAGGTGGCGATGCGTGCCGCCTATATCGCTGCGTCGCAGGGCAAGCAGGTGGCAGTGATCGCGCCGACGACCCTGCTGGCCCGTCAGCACGCCCGCAGTTTTGCCGAGCGTTTTCGCGGCACGCCCCTGAATGTCCGCGCCCTGTCGCGTTTCGTCAGCGCCAAGGATGCGGCCGCGACCCGTACCGGGCTGGCTGATGGCACGGTTGATATTGTCGTCGGCACCCATGCCGTGCTGGCCAAAGCGGTGCGTTTCAGGAATCTCGGCCTGCTGGTCATCGACGAGGAACAGCATTTCGGCGTCGGCCACAAGGAACGCCTGAAAGAATTGCGCAGCGACATCCATGTACTGACGATGACCGCGACGCCGATCCCGCGTACGCTGCAGCTTTCGCTGTCTGGTGTGCGCGATCTGTCGATCATCGGAACCCCGCCAGTGGACCGGCTGGCGATCCGCACCTATGTTTCGGAATTCGACACCGTCACCATCCGCGAGGCCCTGCTGCGCGAGAAATATCGTGGCGGCCAAAGCTTCTTCGTCGTCCCCCGCATCGCCGATCTGCCGGAGATCGAGGATTGGCTGCGCGAAAACGTGCCAGAGGTCAGCTTTATCGTGGCGCATGGGCAGATGGCGGCGGGCGATCTGGATCAGCGGATGAACGCCTTCTATGACGGGCAGGCCGATGTGCTGCTGGCGACAACGATCGTCGAAAGCGGCCTTGATATTCCCACCGCGAATACGATGGTTGTCTGGCGTGCCGATATTTACGGCCTTGCGCAACTGTATCAGATCCGGGGCCGGGTCGGGCGGTCGCGCACTCGCGCCTATTGTTATCTGACCACGAAACCGCGCAGCCCCCTGACGCCGCAGGCGGAACGGCGGCTGAAATTTCTTGGCAATATCGACGGGCTTGGGGCGGGCTTCAACCTCGCCTCGCAGGATCTCGATCTGCGCGGCGCGGGCAACCTGCTGGGCGAGGAACAGTCCGGCCATATCAAGGAAGTCGGCTTCGAACTTTATCAGGCGATGCTTGAGGAAACGATTGCCAAGCTGAAATCCGGCGAGCTGGAGGGCACACCCGAAGACGAATGGGCGCCGCAGCTGAACCTTGGCGTGCCGGTGACAATCCCGGAAAGCTATATCCCCGATCTCGACGTGCGGCTGGGGCTTTACCGGCGGCTGGCGGATATATCGTCTAAGGTCGAGATGGAGGGCTTTGCCGCCGAATTGATCGACCGTTTCGGCCCCGTCCCGCGGGAGGTGACCATGCTGATGAATGTCATCCGCATCAAGGCGATGGCGAAACGCGCCAATATCGCCAAGCTGGATGCCGGTCCGAAAGGCGCAACTGTCCAGTTCCACGGCGACAAGTTCCCGAACCCTGCCGGTCTGGTCGAGTTCCTGACCGATCAGCGCGGACAGGCCAAGGTCACTGACAACAAGATCGTTATCCGCCGGGATTGGACGACGGATGGAGAGCGGATCAAGGGCGCCTATGGCATTGCGCGGGATCTTGCGACAAAGGTTAAAGCCGCAGGCTGA
- the hemB gene encoding porphobilinogen synthase, with protein sequence MSPHPILAPFPMSRPRRLRRTQGLRDMVTETGLSSKDLIWPVFVTEVEGADIEIPSMPGVSRYTVDSVKGAAEQAAKLGIPAICIFPHSDEALRTETCERAWDPDNIGNRAIRAVKEAVPEMLVMTDIALDPYNANGHDGIVRNGIILNDETVECLERMALVQAEAGADILGPSDMMDGRIGALRRALEKRGHKDVAIMSYAAKYASGFYGPFRDAVGAAGRLVGDKKTYQINPANREEAMRCVARDLSEGADMVMVKPGMPYLDICREVRDRFGAPTFAYQVSGEYAMIEGAIRQGWLSRDVVTESLLAFRRAGCDGILTYFAPQVAEALA encoded by the coding sequence ATGTCCCCGCACCCCATCCTGGCCCCCTTCCCCATGTCCCGCCCGCGCCGTCTGCGCCGGACGCAGGGTCTGCGCGATATGGTGACCGAAACCGGGCTGAGCAGCAAAGACCTGATCTGGCCCGTGTTCGTGACCGAGGTTGAGGGCGCGGATATCGAAATCCCGTCCATGCCCGGCGTGTCGCGCTATACCGTCGACAGCGTCAAGGGGGCGGCAGAACAGGCGGCGAAGCTGGGTATTCCGGCGATCTGCATCTTCCCCCATTCCGACGAGGCGTTGCGGACCGAAACCTGCGAACGCGCCTGGGACCCGGACAATATCGGCAATCGCGCCATACGCGCGGTGAAAGAGGCGGTGCCGGAAATGCTGGTCATGACTGACATCGCGCTCGATCCCTATAACGCGAACGGACATGACGGAATCGTGCGCAACGGGATCATCCTGAATGACGAAACGGTCGAGTGTCTGGAGCGCATGGCTTTGGTTCAGGCGGAAGCCGGTGCCGACATACTTGGCCCCTCTGACATGATGGACGGCCGGATCGGGGCCTTGCGCCGCGCATTGGAAAAGCGCGGGCATAAGGATGTAGCAATCATGTCCTATGCAGCCAAATACGCCTCGGGCTTTTATGGGCCGTTCCGCGATGCGGTTGGTGCCGCGGGTCGGCTGGTGGGCGATAAGAAAACCTATCAGATCAACCCGGCCAACCGCGAAGAGGCCATGCGCTGCGTGGCACGCGACCTGTCAGAGGGTGCGGATATGGTCATGGTCAAGCCCGGAATGCCCTATCTGGATATCTGCCGAGAGGTGCGCGACCGCTTCGGCGCGCCGACTTTCGCCTATCAGGTCAGTGGTGAATACGCGATGATCGAAGGCGCGATCCGGCAGGGCTGGCTAAGCCGGGATGTCGTAACGGAAAGCCTGCTGGCTTTCCGCCGCGCCGGATGTGACGGAATCCTGACCTATTTCGCCCCGCAGGTCGCGGAAGCTCTGGCCTGA
- a CDS encoding YSC84-related protein: protein MYTHKVLTRRGFIAGAAMLAVAACDNGTGTNATQTLEGRVNGTLNELISTYPNARPVLENAHGVLVIPVMTQAGLGISGSYGEGALRINNQTADYYSATQASVGFQAGARQYAQVLVFQTEQALANFRAAPGWVAGAGAYYALPKDGLSYGTDTITRDHPVVAMVFGETGIMAGAAIEGTKYTRIIPSSISTL from the coding sequence ATGTATACACACAAGGTTTTGACACGTCGCGGATTCATTGCGGGCGCAGCAATGCTTGCCGTTGCGGCCTGCGATAATGGCACCGGCACCAATGCGACGCAGACGCTGGAAGGGCGCGTGAACGGCACCCTGAACGAGCTGATCAGCACCTATCCGAATGCGCGGCCGGTTTTGGAAAACGCGCATGGCGTGTTGGTCATTCCGGTGATGACGCAGGCCGGCCTTGGGATCAGCGGCTCTTACGGCGAAGGCGCGCTGCGCATCAACAATCAGACCGCTGATTATTATTCAGCGACGCAGGCTTCTGTCGGGTTTCAGGCGGGCGCGCGGCAATATGCGCAGGTTCTGGTGTTCCAAACAGAGCAGGCGCTTGCCAATTTCCGCGCCGCACCGGGTTGGGTCGCCGGTGCCGGTGCCTATTACGCCCTGCCCAAGGACGGGCTGAGCTATGGCACCGACACCATCACCCGCGATCATCCGGTCGTTGCGATGGTCTTTGGCGAGACCGGCATCATGGCCGGTGCTGCGATCGAAGGCACGAAATATACCCGCATCATCCCGTCTTCGATCAGCACGCTGTAA
- a CDS encoding lytic transglycosylase domain-containing protein: MIGRAFSRLGVAVKIGVIATCVSATALPMPAAADGLNLKAVSERNRQAQFARQKQLMDSRLASQYQQSKRLRPTGRQVVNVTTMELSPTISTKAYSGKRSAYIPHAQAMARKYGIPESLFLRLVNQESRWNPNARSHKGAMGLAQLMPGTAANLGVNPRDPVQNLEGGARYLRMMYNQFGDWRLALAAYNAGPGAVKKYGGIPPYRETRNYVRIIAGG, translated from the coding sequence ATGATCGGCAGAGCATTCAGTCGCCTCGGCGTCGCAGTGAAGATCGGGGTGATTGCAACCTGTGTCAGCGCGACCGCGCTGCCTATGCCTGCCGCCGCGGACGGGCTTAACCTTAAAGCTGTCAGCGAACGGAACCGGCAGGCGCAGTTCGCGCGCCAGAAGCAGCTGATGGATTCGCGTCTGGCCAGCCAGTATCAGCAATCCAAGCGCCTGCGTCCGACGGGCCGGCAGGTCGTGAATGTCACCACGATGGAGCTGTCACCGACGATCTCGACCAAGGCTTACAGCGGCAAACGCTCTGCCTATATTCCGCACGCTCAGGCGATGGCGCGGAAATACGGTATTCCCGAATCGCTGTTCCTGCGCCTGGTCAATCAGGAATCGCGTTGGAACCCGAACGCACGTTCGCACAAGGGCGCGATGGGGCTGGCGCAGCTGATGCCGGGAACGGCGGCCAATCTGGGCGTGAACCCGCGTGATCCGGTTCAGAATCTGGAAGGCGGCGCGCGTTACCTGCGCATGATGTACAATCAGTTCGGTGACTGGCGTCTGGCGCTTGCGGCCTATAATGCCGGTCCGGGCGCGGTGAAAAAGTATGGCGGCATCCCGCCCTATCGCGAAACCCGCAACTATGTGCGGATTATCGCAGGCGGTTGA
- the ssb gene encoding single-stranded DNA-binding protein: MAGSVNKVILIGNLGADPEVRTFQNGGKVVNLRIATSEQWKDRNTGERQERTQWHSVAIFAEPLARVAEQYLRKGSKVYLEGQLETRKWQDQSGQDRYTTEVVLRPYRSELTMLDGRGEGGGNRSGSGGGYGGGGGYDDGGYGGGSSGGGSQGGGGRADFDDEIPF; the protein is encoded by the coding sequence ATGGCAGGCAGCGTCAACAAGGTGATCCTGATCGGCAATCTGGGCGCCGACCCCGAGGTTCGCACGTTCCAGAACGGCGGCAAGGTGGTGAACCTGCGCATTGCCACCTCGGAGCAGTGGAAGGACCGCAACACCGGCGAGCGGCAGGAGCGTACGCAGTGGCACTCGGTCGCGATCTTCGCCGAGCCTCTGGCCCGCGTCGCGGAACAATACCTGCGCAAGGGAAGCAAGGTCTATCTGGAAGGCCAGCTTGAAACCCGCAAATGGCAGGACCAGTCCGGCCAGGACCGCTATACGACAGAGGTCGTCTTGCGTCCCTATCGCAGCGAGTTGACCATGCTGGACGGTCGCGGCGAAGGTGGCGGCAACCGCAGTGGTTCCGGCGGCGGTTATGGCGGCGGCGGCGGATATGATGACGGCGGCTACGGTGGCGGCTCATCCGGCGGCGGCAGTCAGGGCGGCGGCGGTCGTGCGGATTTCGACGACGAAATCCCATTCTGA